The following coding sequences are from one Haemophilus haemolyticus window:
- the menB gene encoding 1,4-dihydroxy-2-naphthoyl-CoA synthase — protein MQNPKDDVLYAPIEWVDHSEGYSDIRYHKSTDGIAKITINRPEVRNAFRPQTVKEMITAFSDARFDENIGVIVLTGEGEKAFCSGGDQKVRGNYGGYKDDSGVHHLNVLDFQRDIRSCPKPVVAMVAGYAIGGGHVLHMLCDLTIAAENAIFGQTGPKVGSFDGGWGASYMARLVGQKKAREIWFLCRQYNAQEALDMGLVNTVVSYADLEKETVRWCREMLRNSPIAIRCLKAALNADCDGQAGLQELAGNATMLFYMTEEGQEGRNAFNEKRAPDFSKFRRNP, from the coding sequence ATGCAAAATCCAAAAGATGATGTGTTATATGCGCCTATTGAATGGGTCGATCACAGTGAAGGCTATAGCGACATTCGCTATCATAAATCCACTGATGGTATTGCTAAAATCACGATTAACCGCCCTGAAGTTCGTAATGCGTTCCGTCCACAAACAGTGAAAGAAATGATCACTGCATTTTCTGATGCACGTTTCGATGAAAACATTGGTGTCATCGTATTAACCGGCGAAGGCGAAAAAGCATTCTGTTCTGGTGGTGACCAAAAAGTGCGAGGCAATTACGGCGGTTACAAAGATGACAGCGGCGTACATCACTTAAATGTATTGGATTTCCAACGCGATATTCGTTCTTGTCCAAAACCAGTTGTGGCAATGGTGGCAGGCTATGCAATTGGTGGTGGCCATGTATTACATATGCTTTGTGACTTAACGATTGCTGCTGAAAATGCTATTTTCGGTCAAACTGGGCCAAAAGTTGGTTCATTCGATGGTGGTTGGGGCGCAAGCTATATGGCTCGTTTAGTGGGTCAGAAAAAAGCGCGTGAAATTTGGTTCTTATGCCGTCAATATAATGCACAAGAAGCATTAGACATGGGCTTAGTCAATACCGTTGTGTCTTACGCTGATCTTGAAAAAGAAACCGTACGCTGGTGTCGTGAAATGTTACGCAATAGCCCTATCGCAATTCGTTGTTTGAAAGCGGCATTAAATGCTGACTGTGATGGCCAAGCTGGTCTTCAAGAATTAGCGGGTAACGCGACAATGTTGTTTTACATGACTGAAGAAGGTCAAGAAGGTCGCAATGCGTTTAATGAAAAACGCGCTCCAGACTTCAGTAAATTCAGACGTAACCCTTAA
- a CDS encoding DUF5358 domain-containing protein: MKLIATLGVAALLSGCSMFGSSQSAIPGEFAGADYQLSDQDAKQWAIASKQAEQCVYPNLTRILQQHFSKEDSYIHSQYVFFYPLEKIIGEQYVKIIQGDEKSMNYASYQFKKFRTEVGNVEPLTEQACLKLRNEARDDLAVVKGQYKNGMVEVQKNEDGTPKNPDGIATNENKFFFDIIKWGSMLLL; this comes from the coding sequence GTGAAATTAATTGCAACCTTAGGTGTGGCAGCATTGCTGTCTGGCTGCTCAATGTTTGGTAGCTCTCAATCCGCGATCCCAGGTGAATTTGCAGGGGCGGATTACCAACTTTCCGATCAAGATGCAAAACAATGGGCGATTGCAAGTAAGCAAGCAGAACAATGCGTTTACCCAAATTTAACTCGGATTTTACAACAGCATTTTTCTAAAGAAGATAGCTATATTCACTCACAATATGTCTTTTTCTATCCATTGGAAAAAATTATTGGCGAGCAATATGTAAAGATTATTCAAGGTGATGAAAAATCGATGAATTACGCAAGCTATCAGTTTAAAAAATTCCGTACCGAAGTAGGTAATGTTGAGCCTTTAACTGAACAGGCGTGTTTAAAATTACGTAATGAAGCGCGCGATGATTTGGCTGTCGTGAAAGGTCAATATAAAAATGGCATGGTGGAAGTGCAGAAAAATGAAGATGGCACACCGAAAAATCCTGATGGTATCGCGACGAATGAAAATAAATTCTTCTTTGATATTATCAAATGGGGATCGATGTTGTTGCTTTAG
- the rpsT gene encoding 30S ribosomal protein S20 — protein sequence MANIKSAKKRAVQSEKRRQHNASQRSMMRTYIKKVYAQVAAGEKAAAEAAFVEMQKVVDRMASKGLIHANKAANHKSKLAAQIKKLA from the coding sequence TTGGCTAATATCAAGTCAGCAAAAAAACGCGCGGTTCAATCTGAAAAACGCCGCCAACACAACGCAAGCCAACGCTCTATGATGCGTACTTACATCAAAAAAGTATATGCTCAAGTAGCAGCAGGTGAAAAAGCAGCAGCTGAAGCAGCATTCGTTGAAATGCAAAAAGTTGTTGACCGTATGGCTTCTAAAGGCTTAATCCACGCTAACAAAGCAGCAAACCACAAATCTAAATTAGCTGCACAAATCAAAAAATTAGCGTAA
- the murJ gene encoding murein biosynthesis integral membrane protein MurJ has translation MSKRLLKSSIVVSSMTLLSRVLGLVRDVVIAHLIGAGAAADVFLFANRIPNFLRRLFAEGAFSQAFVPVLAEYQKSGDMNKIREFIGKVSGTLGGLVSIVTILAMVGSPVVAALFGMGWFTDWMNDGPDAHKFEQASLLLKITFPYLWFVTFVALSGAVLNTIGKFGVMSFSPVLLNIAMIATALFLAPQMDNPDLALAIGIFLGGLLQFLFQIPFMKQAGLLVKPKWAWRDEGVTKIRKLMIPALFGVSVSQINLLLDTVIASFLMTGSISWLYYSDRLLEFPLGLFGIAISTVILPTLARHHVNREGDSDKSAVDFRNTMDWGVRMILLLGVPAAIGIAVLAQPMLLTLFMRGNFMLNDVYAASYSLWAFNAGLLSFMLIKILANGYYARQDTKTPVKIGIIAMVSNMGFNLLAIPFSYVGLAIASAMSATLNAYLLYRGLAKADVYHFSRKSAVFFGKVLLAAIAMGAAVWYYVPEINQWAKMDFLMRVYWLVWLIVLAAIVYGATLILLGVRKHHLLTKN, from the coding sequence TTGAGTAAACGACTTTTAAAATCTAGCATTGTTGTTAGTTCTATGACTTTATTATCAAGAGTGTTAGGTCTTGTGCGCGATGTGGTTATCGCTCATCTCATTGGGGCAGGCGCGGCGGCGGACGTTTTTTTATTTGCTAATCGTATCCCAAATTTTCTTCGTCGTTTATTCGCTGAAGGGGCTTTTTCACAGGCTTTTGTCCCTGTTCTCGCAGAATATCAGAAATCTGGCGATATGAATAAAATCCGCGAATTTATTGGAAAAGTTTCTGGTACTCTTGGGGGATTGGTGAGTATTGTTACGATCCTCGCGATGGTTGGTTCACCTGTCGTTGCCGCTTTATTTGGGATGGGCTGGTTTACCGATTGGATGAATGATGGCCCTGACGCACATAAATTTGAACAAGCTTCCCTTTTACTTAAAATAACTTTTCCTTATTTATGGTTTGTTACTTTTGTGGCACTTTCTGGCGCGGTGCTTAACACGATTGGGAAATTCGGCGTAATGTCCTTTTCACCAGTGTTATTAAATATAGCGATGATTGCGACCGCACTTTTCCTTGCACCACAAATGGATAACCCAGATCTTGCTCTGGCTATCGGGATTTTTCTTGGCGGATTATTACAGTTCTTATTCCAAATTCCATTTATGAAACAAGCCGGTTTACTGGTGAAACCCAAATGGGCTTGGCGGGATGAAGGCGTAACTAAAATTCGCAAATTAATGATCCCTGCGTTATTTGGTGTATCGGTAAGTCAAATTAATCTTTTGCTGGATACAGTGATTGCAAGCTTCTTAATGACAGGTTCAATTAGCTGGCTGTATTACTCCGACCGTTTACTGGAATTTCCTCTCGGTTTATTTGGCATTGCGATTTCTACCGTAATTTTACCAACGCTTGCTCGCCACCACGTCAATCGTGAAGGCGATTCAGATAAAAGTGCGGTTGATTTTCGTAATACAATGGATTGGGGCGTACGAATGATTTTATTACTTGGCGTTCCCGCAGCCATTGGTATTGCTGTATTGGCTCAACCGATGTTACTTACGCTCTTTATGCGTGGAAATTTCATGCTAAATGATGTTTATGCCGCCTCTTATTCTTTATGGGCCTTTAACGCGGGTTTGCTTAGCTTTATGTTGATTAAAATTCTCGCCAATGGCTATTACGCCCGCCAAGATACCAAAACACCAGTGAAAATCGGCATTATTGCCATGGTGAGTAATATGGGTTTTAACCTATTGGCAATTCCTTTCAGTTATGTGGGTTTAGCCATTGCTTCAGCTATGTCGGCAACTCTTAATGCCTATTTGCTCTATCGCGGATTAGCCAAAGCGGATGTCTATCATTTTTCACGTAAAAGTGCGGTCTTTTTTGGAAAAGTTTTATTGGCAGCAATCGCAATGGGTGCAGCAGTTTGGTATTACGTCCCTGAAATCAACCAATGGGCGAAAATGGATTTCTTGATGCGTGTTTATTGGCTTGTTTGGTTGATTGTATTAGCCGCAATAGTTTATGGCGCAACGTTGATTTTATTAGGCGTTCGAAAGCACCATTTGCTGACAAAAAACTAA
- the ribF gene encoding bifunctional riboflavin kinase/FAD synthetase: MQLIRGLHNANRVLQGCALTIGNFDGVHLGHQAVLRHLRQKADELNLPMAVLLFESQPREYFMGKNAPARLMRLRDKIYYLEKAKVDVVIVAKFDRTFAEQPADVFIEQTLVNHLHVKFLSIGDDFKFGSKRQGNFAMLQAAGKCFGFIVEDNRSFCLDEQRISSTAIREALANDDLQLAENLLGKPYRIFGRVIHGNKLGRTIGFPTANVRLHRQVNPVKGVYAVKVRLKSGEIFNGVANMGKRPTINGLMQLLEVHLFDFSQNIYGQMVEVEFCHKIRNEIKFPSFDDLKMQIEKDVETAKAFFNS; the protein is encoded by the coding sequence ATGCAATTAATTCGTGGGCTTCATAATGCAAATCGTGTTTTACAAGGTTGTGCGCTAACGATCGGCAATTTTGATGGTGTGCATTTAGGGCATCAAGCAGTCCTCCGCCATTTGCGCCAAAAAGCTGACGAATTAAATTTACCCATGGCGGTATTGTTATTTGAATCACAGCCGCGTGAATATTTTATGGGGAAAAATGCACCAGCGCGCTTAATGCGTTTGCGTGACAAAATCTATTATCTAGAAAAGGCTAAGGTTGATGTCGTAATTGTAGCGAAATTTGACCGCACTTTTGCTGAACAACCAGCTGATGTTTTTATTGAACAAACGCTTGTTAATCATCTACATGTGAAATTTTTAAGCATTGGCGATGATTTCAAGTTCGGCTCAAAACGCCAAGGCAATTTTGCAATGTTGCAAGCAGCAGGTAAGTGTTTCGGTTTTATTGTTGAAGATAACCGTAGTTTTTGTCTAGATGAACAGCGAATTAGTAGTACGGCAATTCGCGAAGCGTTAGCGAATGATGATTTACAACTTGCAGAAAATTTACTCGGCAAGCCTTATCGTATTTTTGGACGAGTGATACATGGCAATAAATTAGGGCGAACCATTGGTTTTCCTACCGCGAATGTTCGCTTACATCGCCAAGTGAACCCAGTAAAAGGGGTTTATGCGGTGAAAGTGCGGTTAAAATCGGGTGAGATTTTTAACGGCGTGGCAAATATGGGAAAACGCCCAACTATAAATGGATTAATGCAATTATTAGAGGTTCATTTATTTGATTTTTCTCAGAATATTTATGGCCAAATGGTGGAAGTCGAATTCTGCCACAAGATTAGAAACGAGATTAAATTTCCGTCTTTTGATGATTTGAAAATGCAAATTGAGAAAGACGTAGAAACTGCGAAAGCGTTTTTTAACAGTTAA
- the ileS gene encoding isoleucine--tRNA ligase: MTVDYKNTLNLPETSFPMRGDLAKREPDMLKNWYEKNLYQKIREASKGKKSFILHDGPPYANGNIHIGHAVNKILKDIIIKSKTALGFDSPYIPGWDCHGLPIELKVEGLVGKPNEKITAAEFRQKCREYAAEQVEGQKKDFIRLGVLGDWDNPYLTMNFDTEANIIRTLGKVIENGHLYKGSKPVHWCLDCGSSLAEAEVEYEDKVSPSIYVRFPAVSAVEIEEKFNAVGKGHGKLSAVIWTTTPWTMPSNRAIAVNAELEYNLVQLGDERVILAAELVESVAKAVGVEQVEILGSVKGKALELVRFNHPFYDFTVPVILGDHVTTDGGTGLVHTAPDHGLDDFVVGKQYDLPMAGLVSNDGKFISTTEFFAGKGVFEANPLVVEKLQEVGNLLKVEKIKHSYPHCWRHKTPIIFRATPQWFIGMETQGLRQQALGEIKQVRWIPDWGQARIEKMVENRPDWCISRQRTWGVPMTLFVHKETEELHPRTLELLEEVAKRVEKAGIQAWWDLDEKELLGADAETYRKVPDTLDVWFDSGSTYSSVVANRPEFNGQDIDMYLEGSDQHRGWFMSSLMLSTATDSKAPYKQVLTHGFTVDGQGRKMSKSIGNIVTPQEVIDKFGGDILRLCVASTDYTGEMTVSDEILKRAADSYRRIRNTARFLFANLNGFDPKRDLVKPEDMISLDRWAVACALDAQKEIKDAYDNYQFHTVVQRLMRFCSVEMGSFYLDIIKDRQYTTKADSLARRSCQTALWHIAEALVRWMAPILSFTADEIWQHLPQTESARAEFVFTEEFYQGLFGLGENEKLDDAYWQQLIKVRSEVNRVLEIARNDKVIGGGLEAEVTVYANDEYRALLEQLGNELRFVLITSKAEVKALADKPADVAAGELEGIAVTVVRSNGEKCPRCWHYSDKIGVNPEHPTLCPRCVENVAGNGEVRHFA, encoded by the coding sequence ATGACAGTCGATTACAAAAACACTCTTAACCTACCGGAAACCAGCTTTCCAATGCGCGGTGATTTAGCCAAGCGGGAACCTGATATGTTGAAAAATTGGTACGAGAAAAATCTTTACCAAAAAATTCGTGAAGCGAGCAAAGGCAAAAAATCTTTTATTCTGCATGATGGTCCTCCGTATGCGAACGGTAACATCCATATTGGTCACGCAGTAAACAAAATTCTGAAAGATATTATTATTAAATCCAAAACGGCATTAGGTTTTGATTCGCCTTATATCCCGGGCTGGGACTGTCATGGTTTGCCAATTGAATTAAAAGTAGAAGGTTTAGTGGGCAAACCAAATGAGAAAATTACGGCAGCTGAATTTCGTCAAAAATGCCGTGAATATGCCGCAGAACAAGTAGAAGGTCAGAAAAAAGACTTTATCCGTTTAGGTGTGTTGGGTGATTGGGATAATCCATATCTCACGATGAATTTCGATACCGAGGCGAATATTATCCGCACTTTAGGTAAAGTGATTGAAAACGGCCATTTATATAAAGGCTCAAAACCAGTTCACTGGTGTTTAGACTGCGGTTCTTCTTTGGCTGAAGCAGAAGTGGAATACGAAGACAAAGTTTCTCCGTCTATCTACGTACGTTTCCCTGCGGTAAGTGCGGTTGAAATTGAAGAGAAATTTAACGCAGTAGGCAAAGGCCATGGCAAATTATCTGCGGTGATTTGGACTACCACACCTTGGACAATGCCATCAAACCGCGCAATCGCAGTAAATGCAGAATTAGAATATAACTTAGTACAACTAGGCGATGAGCGTGTAATTTTAGCCGCTGAATTAGTTGAATCCGTAGCGAAAGCCGTGGGTGTAGAACAAGTTGAAATTTTAGGTTCAGTAAAAGGTAAAGCACTTGAGTTAGTACGCTTTAACCATCCATTCTATGATTTTACTGTACCAGTAATTTTAGGTGATCACGTGACCACTGATGGCGGTACGGGTTTAGTACATACAGCACCAGATCATGGTTTAGACGACTTTGTCGTGGGTAAACAATATGATTTACCGATGGCGGGTCTTGTATCTAATGACGGTAAATTTATTTCAACGACTGAATTCTTTGCAGGCAAAGGTGTATTTGAAGCGAATCCATTGGTTGTTGAAAAATTGCAAGAAGTGGGCAACTTATTAAAAGTTGAGAAAATTAAACACAGCTATCCACACTGCTGGCGCCACAAAACTCCGATTATTTTCCGCGCGACTCCGCAATGGTTTATCGGCATGGAAACACAGGGGTTACGCCAACAAGCATTAGGCGAGATCAAACAAGTTCGCTGGATTCCTGATTGGGGTCAAGCACGTATCGAGAAAATGGTTGAAAACCGCCCTGACTGGTGTATTTCCCGTCAACGTACTTGGGGTGTGCCGATGACCCTATTCGTGCACAAAGAAACCGAAGAACTTCATCCGCGTACTTTAGAGTTACTTGAAGAAGTGGCGAAACGTGTAGAGAAAGCCGGTATTCAAGCATGGTGGGATTTAGACGAAAAAGAATTATTAGGTGCGGACGCAGAAACCTATCGCAAAGTGCCTGATACCCTTGACGTATGGTTTGACTCAGGATCAACCTATTCTTCTGTTGTGGCGAATCGTCCGGAATTTAACGGTCAAGATATTGATATGTATTTAGAAGGTTCTGACCAACACCGTGGTTGGTTTATGTCTTCTTTAATGCTTTCTACCGCAACAGACAGCAAAGCACCATACAAACAAGTATTAACCCATGGTTTCACCGTGGATGGTCAAGGCCGTAAGATGTCAAAATCTATCGGTAACATCGTGACACCACAAGAAGTCATAGATAAATTCGGCGGCGACATTTTACGTTTATGTGTTGCTTCAACAGATTACACAGGTGAAATGACCGTATCTGATGAAATCTTGAAACGTGCAGCAGACAGCTATCGTCGTATTCGTAATACCGCTCGTTTCTTATTCGCAAACTTGAATGGTTTTGATCCAAAACGTGATTTAGTCAAACCAGAAGACATGATTAGCCTAGATCGTTGGGCGGTAGCTTGTGCGTTAGATGCACAAAAAGAAATCAAAGATGCGTACGATAACTATCAATTCCACACAGTGGTACAACGTTTAATGCGTTTCTGTTCGGTAGAAATGGGTTCGTTCTACCTTGATATTATCAAAGACCGTCAATATACAACTAAAGCGGATAGCCTTGCGCGTCGTAGTTGTCAAACTGCGTTATGGCATATTGCTGAAGCATTAGTTCGCTGGATGGCGCCGATCTTATCTTTCACGGCCGATGAAATTTGGCAACACTTGCCACAAACCGAAAGTGCTCGTGCAGAATTCGTATTTACTGAAGAATTTTATCAAGGCTTATTTGGTTTAGGCGAGAATGAAAAATTAGACGATGCCTACTGGCAACAACTGATTAAAGTTCGTTCTGAGGTGAACCGTGTATTAGAAATCGCGCGTAACGATAAAGTGATTGGTGGTGGTTTAGAAGCAGAAGTGACAGTTTATGCGAATGACGAATATCGTGCATTGTTGGAACAATTAGGCAATGAATTACGTTTCGTGTTAATCACCTCAAAAGCTGAAGTGAAAGCATTAGCAGACAAACCTGCAGATGTGGCTGCGGGTGAGTTAGAAGGTATTGCCGTGACTGTAGTTCGTTCTAACGGTGAAAAATGTCCGCGTTGCTGGCATTATTCTGACAAAATTGGTGTAAATCCTGAACATCCAACACTTTGTCCACGTTGTGTAGAAAATGTGGCGGGTAATGGTGAAGTGCGCCATTTTGCATAA
- a CDS encoding phosphoethanolamine transferase, with protein sequence MMLGKEMIRSKTIWFYLLLLVFSIFTNMGLGNVLSENIPVSDYAILFVITAISFYFTPWVGRILITVLFLSALFYCSAGFFYGIPSLGIIASVYETNINETLEYYTTIPFGIFLFQASYIILFVILMKLSFHAKQQAFKWLNSVVISLLLVFSYNQFSDWNYAYKFRFYPVLFYSEFDRMNDLYLEQRDFLNQSVNAPSQWDIQSFTPKYKNYILIIGESMRKDYMSLYGFPLKTTPFLERVKGTVFENYYSAAPNTQPSLQRTLYRADKGETVYTDNIISLAKKAGVKTYWISNQGKIGEFDTMASRIGQSADETIFMKPLGYNSKKVYDDEMLPVLDKALKENITNPKLIVIHLMGSHPAFCERLPYEVKNYFINQSMSCYLESIKYTDQFLEKLNSQLVAQNESYSVIYFSDHGLAHYEDSKGLSLHPNNLYKQDYEIPFVMFSSDSQKVEKIKTPQSAFNFVYGFADWMGIKEKHLQGEDFFHPEKQEIKVFDWKKVVNVKELADDPAKLPEAVQ encoded by the coding sequence ATGATGTTAGGGAAAGAAATGATTCGTTCTAAAACAATATGGTTTTATCTCTTATTGCTTGTTTTCTCCATTTTTACCAATATGGGGTTGGGTAATGTATTAAGTGAGAATATTCCCGTTTCAGATTACGCGATTTTATTTGTTATCACGGCGATTTCTTTTTATTTCACCCCTTGGGTTGGGCGAATATTAATCACTGTATTATTCCTCAGCGCGCTATTTTATTGCTCTGCTGGTTTTTTCTATGGTATTCCATCTTTGGGTATTATCGCTTCTGTTTATGAAACGAATATTAATGAAACCTTGGAATATTACACAACCATTCCTTTTGGGATATTTTTATTTCAAGCTAGTTATATAATTTTGTTTGTTATTTTAATGAAATTAAGCTTTCATGCTAAACAACAAGCATTTAAATGGCTAAATAGTGTTGTTATCAGCCTATTATTAGTTTTTTCTTACAATCAATTTTCTGATTGGAACTATGCGTATAAATTCCGTTTTTATCCCGTTCTTTTCTACTCAGAATTTGATCGTATGAATGATCTGTATTTAGAACAACGAGATTTTCTAAATCAATCCGTTAATGCGCCTTCTCAATGGGATATTCAATCTTTTACGCCAAAATATAAAAATTATATTTTGATTATCGGTGAAAGCATGCGAAAAGATTATATGTCGTTATATGGCTTTCCATTGAAAACCACACCATTTTTAGAGCGTGTGAAAGGCACAGTTTTTGAAAATTATTATTCTGCAGCACCGAATACGCAACCGTCTTTACAACGCACCTTATATCGAGCAGATAAAGGGGAAACGGTTTATACGGATAATATTATTTCTTTAGCCAAAAAAGCGGGTGTGAAAACCTATTGGATTTCTAACCAAGGCAAAATTGGGGAATTTGATACGATGGCCTCTCGTATTGGTCAAAGTGCGGATGAAACAATTTTTATGAAGCCGTTAGGTTATAACTCTAAAAAAGTTTATGACGACGAAATGTTGCCTGTATTAGACAAAGCTTTAAAAGAAAATATTACGAATCCAAAATTAATTGTGATTCATTTAATGGGCTCACATCCTGCCTTTTGTGAGCGTCTTCCATACGAGGTTAAAAATTATTTTATTAATCAATCTATGTCTTGTTATTTAGAATCAATTAAATATACGGATCAGTTTTTAGAAAAATTAAATTCACAATTGGTGGCGCAAAATGAATCCTATTCGGTGATTTACTTTTCTGATCACGGGCTTGCTCATTATGAGGATTCTAAAGGCTTATCATTGCATCCAAATAATCTTTATAAACAAGATTATGAAATTCCTTTCGTTATGTTTTCGAGTGATAGCCAAAAGGTAGAAAAAATAAAAACGCCACAATCTGCATTTAATTTTGTTTATGGTTTTGCTGATTGGATGGGAATTAAGGAAAAACATTTACAAGGCGAGGATTTCTTCCATCCTGAAAAACAGGAAATTAAGGTATTCGATTGGAAGAAAGTGGTGAATGTTAAAGAGTTGGCTGATGATCCAGCAAAATTACCAGAAGCCGTTCAGTAA
- the lspA gene encoding signal peptidase II yields the protein MSKKSGLSFLWLSAVAFVVDLLTKYIVVQKFDLYESVNVLPVFNLTYVRNYGAAFSFLADHSGWQQYFFILLALAISGMLVYFLAKNNAQQKIQNSAYAFIIGGALANMVDRAYNGFVVDFFDFYWDIYHYPVFNIADIAICIGAGLLALDAFKSEKKKVQDKQAEKCGQK from the coding sequence ATGTCCAAAAAATCAGGGCTTTCGTTTTTATGGTTAAGTGCGGTCGCTTTCGTGGTTGATTTGCTCACTAAATACATTGTGGTACAAAAATTTGATTTGTATGAAAGTGTTAATGTGTTGCCTGTTTTCAATCTTACTTATGTTCGCAATTATGGCGCTGCATTTAGTTTCTTAGCGGATCATAGTGGCTGGCAACAATATTTCTTTATTTTGTTAGCATTAGCTATTTCTGGCATGTTGGTTTATTTTTTAGCAAAAAATAATGCTCAACAAAAAATCCAAAATTCTGCTTATGCATTCATTATTGGTGGGGCGTTAGCTAATATGGTGGATCGTGCTTACAATGGTTTCGTCGTGGATTTCTTTGATTTCTATTGGGATATTTACCATTATCCAGTGTTTAATATCGCCGATATCGCCATTTGTATTGGCGCAGGGTTATTAGCATTGGATGCTTTTAAGAGCGAAAAGAAAAAAGTACAAGATAAACAAGCAGAAAAGTGCGGTCAGAAATGA
- the ispH gene encoding 4-hydroxy-3-methylbut-2-enyl diphosphate reductase — translation MKIILANPRGFCAGVDRAISIVELALEIHGAPIYVRHEVVHNRFVVNGLRDRGAIFVEELSEVPDGAIVIFSAHGVSQAVRQEAKDRNLKVFDATCPLVTKVHMQVARASRKGTKAILIGHKGHPEVEGTMGQYSNEDGGIFLIEKVEDIARLPMQENDDLTFMTQTTLSLDDTAETIAALKEKYPAIQGPHKNDICYATTNRQEAVRELAKLSDLVLVVGSKNSSNSNRLAELASRMGVKSQLLDDPSDIQADWFNDVKTIGITAGASAPEELVQSIISRLKEFGANTIEELQGLEENMFFEVPKELRIKEVN, via the coding sequence ATGAAGATAATTTTAGCTAATCCACGAGGATTTTGTGCCGGTGTAGATCGTGCCATTAGTATTGTTGAACTAGCCTTAGAAATTCATGGCGCACCGATTTATGTTCGTCACGAAGTGGTACATAACCGATTTGTTGTAAACGGATTGCGTGATCGTGGCGCGATTTTTGTGGAAGAATTAAGCGAGGTGCCTGATGGTGCTATCGTTATTTTTTCTGCGCATGGTGTATCTCAAGCGGTTCGACAAGAAGCGAAAGATCGCAATCTCAAAGTATTTGACGCAACCTGTCCTTTGGTGACTAAAGTGCATATGCAAGTTGCGCGCGCAAGTCGAAAAGGAACAAAAGCGATTCTGATTGGGCATAAAGGGCATCCTGAAGTTGAAGGCACAATGGGGCAGTATAGCAACGAAGATGGCGGGATTTTCCTGATTGAAAAAGTAGAAGATATTGCGCGCTTGCCAATGCAAGAAAATGATGATTTAACCTTTATGACGCAAACGACGTTGTCGCTAGATGATACGGCTGAAACCATTGCTGCATTAAAGGAAAAATATCCCGCTATTCAAGGGCCACATAAAAACGATATTTGTTATGCGACAACCAATCGTCAAGAAGCGGTGCGAGAATTGGCAAAATTATCAGATTTAGTGTTGGTTGTGGGGTCTAAAAACTCATCAAATTCAAATCGTTTAGCTGAATTGGCTTCTCGTATGGGGGTTAAATCACAGCTTCTTGATGATCCTTCCGATATTCAAGCTGATTGGTTTAATGATGTGAAAACCATTGGGATTACAGCTGGCGCGTCTGCGCCAGAAGAATTAGTCCAATCGATTATTTCTCGCTTAAAAGAGTTTGGTGCGAATACCATAGAAGAACTACAAGGTTTAGAAGAAAATATGTTCTTTGAGGTTCCAAAAGAGCTGAGAATAAAAGAAGTTAACTAA
- a CDS encoding ComEA family DNA-binding protein — protein sequence MKLMKTLFTSVVLCGALVASSAFAEEKTAEQAVQPVVATQTEAQVAPATVSDKLNINTATVSEIQKALTGIGAKKAEAIVQYREKHGNFTSAEQLLEVQGIGKATLERNRDRITF from the coding sequence ATGAAATTAATGAAAACATTATTTACTTCAGTTGTATTGTGTGGCGCGCTGGTTGCCTCTTCGGCTTTTGCTGAGGAAAAAACTGCAGAGCAGGCTGTTCAACCTGTTGTGGCTACTCAAACTGAGGCTCAAGTTGCACCGGCTACTGTGAGTGATAAATTGAATATCAATACGGCAACCGTTAGTGAAATTCAAAAAGCCTTAACAGGAATCGGTGCTAAAAAAGCAGAAGCGATAGTGCAATATCGTGAAAAACACGGTAATTTTACGAGTGCTGAACAGTTATTAGAAGTGCAAGGAATTGGTAAAGCAACACTTGAAAGAAACCGTGATCGAATCACTTTTTAA